One region of Flavobacterium sp. KACC 22763 genomic DNA includes:
- a CDS encoding RagB/SusD family nutrient uptake outer membrane protein has protein sequence MKNIYKKAVCLLALGLTLASCENYLDDIPKGSKTPTTLADFEAFLRDEYTNQRVDVLPALHVLNDQFVNAATLSSNRLYNANYMWDENANRIELKPSDEGTYYGGYQGISTFNLIIENALTTTKATEQEQRVVWAQAKLLRAMNYFNLVNFYADTYVASTASTKLSVPLITSANINAPSKQVTIQELYDFILNDIKDALPYLPKVSQTALHPNLGAGYAFNARVNLQMNNYAEALKNADLALAENNKLYDWIGYYNANKAVIDVPNSYTTTPSPMGFNYVENYTFRHGSSSNLGAEFDIPVERAQRFETGDARFISRWKIRTVGAETSYRRTLTGAFNFGGITTVEVYLIKAECLARDNKISEALGVLNTVRKTRILPASYQDISTADKTTALNAIYRTKNNELIMTLIPYADARRLNAEGIYKVSFTKVVGGKTYTLSSDSHLWTSPFPQGAINNPGNGTITQNVDK, from the coding sequence ATGAAAAATATATATAAAAAGGCAGTGTGCCTATTAGCTTTAGGATTGACTTTGGCATCTTGCGAAAATTATCTAGACGATATTCCAAAAGGATCAAAAACACCAACCACTTTAGCCGATTTTGAAGCTTTTTTGAGAGATGAATACACCAACCAGAGAGTAGACGTTTTACCTGCTTTGCACGTATTAAACGATCAGTTTGTAAATGCAGCAACTTTATCAAGCAATAGATTGTATAATGCAAACTATATGTGGGATGAAAATGCAAATCGTATCGAATTGAAACCATCAGATGAAGGAACTTACTATGGAGGTTATCAAGGAATTTCGACTTTTAATTTAATAATCGAAAATGCTTTAACAACAACAAAAGCAACCGAACAGGAGCAAAGAGTAGTTTGGGCTCAGGCAAAATTATTGCGTGCCATGAATTATTTTAATCTGGTAAATTTTTACGCAGATACGTATGTGGCTTCAACAGCATCTACAAAATTATCAGTTCCGTTAATTACGAGTGCTAATATTAATGCACCAAGCAAACAGGTAACTATTCAGGAATTATATGATTTTATTTTAAATGATATAAAAGATGCGCTGCCTTATCTGCCAAAAGTTTCTCAGACGGCGCTGCATCCAAATTTAGGCGCTGGTTATGCTTTCAATGCAAGAGTTAATCTGCAGATGAATAATTATGCAGAAGCTCTAAAAAATGCAGATTTAGCATTAGCAGAAAACAATAAATTATATGACTGGATTGGATATTACAATGCCAATAAAGCAGTGATTGATGTTCCGAATTCGTATACTACAACTCCATCTCCAATGGGATTCAATTATGTAGAAAATTATACGTTTCGTCACGGAAGTTCTTCTAATTTAGGAGCAGAATTTGACATTCCGGTAGAACGTGCACAGCGTTTTGAAACGGGTGATGCAAGATTTATTTCTCGATGGAAAATTAGAACAGTAGGTGCTGAGACTTCATACAGAAGAACTTTGACTGGAGCTTTCAATTTTGGTGGAATCACAACCGTAGAGGTTTATTTAATTAAAGCAGAATGTCTGGCTCGTGATAATAAAATTAGTGAAGCGTTGGGAGTTTTAAATACTGTTCGTAAAACACGTATTCTTCCAGCTTCTTATCAAGACATTTCAACTGCTGATAAAACAACAGCTTTGAATGCCATTTATAGAACAAAAAACAATGAACTGATTATGACACTTATTCCATATGCAGATGCACGCCGTTTAAATGCAGAGGGAATTTACAAAGTTAGTTTCACAAAAGTAGTTGGAGGTAAAACATACACGCTTTCTTCTGATTCTCATTTATGGACATCTCCGTTCCCGCAAGGAGCAATAAATAATCCAGGAAACGGAACAATAACACAAAACGTAGATAAATAA
- a CDS encoding FecR family protein, which translates to MTAKKSERLIVKFITNQASQEEIEQLTEWLKEEENQIAFKDFVKTNYAIDTALNTFDSTEVRKKLAERIKNENNVFYKRRFSSYYKYAAILIVALGGFYFYKNSSNSHSKPNIIIPREDEIVLQLGNESQNLNANDARNITDKYGNVIGRQEKGKLVYTKAYSDGALVYNTIRIPYGKKFEVQLSDGTLVHLNAGTSLRYPVQFGKNQNRQVYLLGEAFFEVEKDKAHPFNVNTQNMNVEVLGTKFNVDTYSENVSTDVVLVEGKVSLYKDQKTKEDQVYLKPGDKGSNLKGQSKIAIEQVNTEYYTAWVKGSLVFKNASFDDIIKKLERQYNVTFINRNKTLGKEIFNARFDNEPIEVVLKYFSDSYKIDYDIDRDRITIK; encoded by the coding sequence ATGACAGCAAAAAAGTCAGAGAGACTAATTGTTAAATTTATCACAAATCAGGCTTCTCAAGAAGAGATTGAGCAGCTTACGGAGTGGTTAAAAGAAGAAGAGAATCAAATTGCATTTAAGGATTTTGTAAAAACCAATTATGCAATTGATACTGCTTTGAACACTTTTGATTCGACTGAGGTTAGAAAAAAACTTGCGGAGCGAATCAAGAACGAAAATAATGTTTTTTATAAACGCAGATTTTCATCTTATTACAAATACGCAGCGATTTTGATTGTGGCTTTGGGAGGTTTTTATTTCTATAAAAATTCAAGCAATTCTCATTCAAAACCAAATATTATTATTCCGAGAGAAGATGAAATTGTATTGCAGCTAGGAAACGAATCGCAGAATCTTAATGCAAACGATGCCAGAAACATAACCGATAAATACGGGAATGTAATTGGAAGACAGGAAAAAGGCAAATTGGTTTATACAAAAGCGTATTCTGATGGCGCGCTGGTTTACAATACGATCAGGATTCCGTACGGAAAAAAGTTTGAAGTGCAATTGTCTGACGGAACGCTTGTGCATTTAAATGCAGGAACCTCATTGAGATATCCGGTACAGTTTGGTAAAAATCAGAATCGTCAAGTGTACCTTTTAGGAGAAGCTTTTTTTGAAGTGGAAAAAGACAAAGCACATCCATTTAATGTGAATACACAGAATATGAATGTTGAGGTTTTGGGAACAAAATTCAACGTGGACACGTATAGCGAAAATGTAAGCACCGATGTTGTTTTGGTTGAAGGAAAAGTCTCGCTTTATAAAGATCAGAAAACAAAAGAAGATCAGGTGTATTTGAAACCGGGAGACAAAGGTTCGAATCTAAAAGGGCAATCAAAAATTGCAATAGAACAAGTTAATACAGAATATTATACAGCTTGGGTAAAAGGAAGTCTGGTTTTTAAAAATGCTTCTTTTGATGATATTATCAAAAAACTGGAACGCCAATACAACGTAACGTTCATTAATAGAAATAAAACTCTCGGAAAAGAAATTTTTAACGCCCGTTTTGACAATGAACCAATCGAAGTTGTTCTAAAATATTTCAGCGACAGCTATAAGATTGATTATGATATTGATCGAGACAGGATTACTATAAAATAA
- a CDS encoding RNA polymerase sigma factor — protein MKIDDYSDNTILIESLRNGDESAYTYLIDTYHHKLCVYANSLVKNVYSAEDIVQNVFIKVWEQRTRLKADHSLKSFLYKLTYNEFIDLYRKNQSLFSLEKSYYDALNGIVQEEDSEDFKRVLNAVNKEIQNLPPKCKEVFILSKKEGLTNIEIAEHLDVSIKTVEAQITKAFSILRTSLEEKVRSVLFLLFSAKKKFRLNNLI, from the coding sequence ATGAAGATTGATGATTACAGCGATAATACCATTCTAATTGAATCTCTCAGAAATGGAGATGAAAGCGCTTACACGTATCTTATCGACACCTATCATCATAAACTTTGTGTGTATGCCAACAGCTTGGTAAAAAATGTTTACAGCGCCGAAGATATTGTGCAGAACGTTTTTATAAAAGTGTGGGAACAACGCACAAGATTAAAAGCAGATCATTCTCTAAAAAGCTTTCTTTATAAATTGACTTATAATGAGTTTATCGATTTATATCGAAAAAACCAGTCTTTGTTTTCTTTAGAAAAGTCCTATTATGATGCCTTAAACGGAATTGTGCAGGAAGAAGATTCTGAGGATTTTAAAAGAGTTTTGAATGCTGTGAATAAAGAAATTCAGAACCTTCCTCCAAAATGTAAAGAGGTTTTTATTTTAAGTAAAAAAGAAGGTTTAACCAATATCGAGATTGCAGAACATCTTGACGTTTCAATAAAAACCGTTGAAGCTCAGATTACAAAAGCATTTTCTATTCTAAGGACTTCACTTGAAGAAAAAGTGAGAAGTGTTTTATTTCTTCTGTTTTCTGCTAAAAAAAAATTCAGACTAAATAATTTAATCTGA
- a CDS encoding TlpA disulfide reductase family protein, whose product MNTIKYKILGLCICLFMISNSGQAQKKKAVTPAATSYSIDGNIVGLEDGIAVKLIPGATHTSELPVAETALKDGKFTFTGKLNEPRFFYVVFGKNKGNISVMVENSKIKITAIGSVSTDEGQFIKFKDVAITGSKSHDYYAKEIAYKDQLDKDYKAYHTKESDELSKLIGAARRDKNTKAVDSLQNLPVWKKFEADEKAFFTNVEKTTLALIAKHRATWWGPFFMMTNFSYFTAEQKPLYDQFSDAAKKSYYGQILDKDLNPKSLIGTSIANFSLKDKDGKAYSAKDIVAGKKYILVDFWASWCGPCRKEIPNLKTAYAEYAPKGFEILSVSIDKDEKAWQKALGQENMQWHNLLDDDKVSKSFNVKAIPATYLVDSKGVIIGDNLRGAELEAKLKELLKS is encoded by the coding sequence ATGAATACAATTAAATATAAAATATTAGGACTGTGCATTTGCTTGTTTATGATTTCAAACAGCGGTCAGGCACAAAAGAAAAAAGCAGTAACTCCAGCAGCAACTTCATATTCTATTGATGGAAATATTGTAGGTCTTGAGGACGGAATAGCTGTGAAATTAATACCAGGAGCAACACATACTTCTGAACTGCCAGTTGCTGAAACAGCATTAAAAGACGGTAAATTTACTTTCACAGGAAAATTAAATGAGCCTCGTTTTTTCTATGTTGTCTTTGGTAAAAACAAAGGAAATATTTCTGTAATGGTTGAAAATTCAAAAATAAAGATTACTGCTATTGGAAGCGTTTCAACTGATGAAGGTCAATTTATTAAATTTAAAGATGTAGCAATTACGGGTTCGAAATCGCATGATTATTATGCAAAAGAAATTGCTTATAAAGATCAGCTTGATAAAGATTACAAAGCGTATCACACAAAAGAATCCGACGAATTGAGTAAATTAATCGGTGCGGCAAGACGTGATAAAAATACAAAAGCGGTAGACTCACTTCAGAATCTTCCAGTTTGGAAAAAATTTGAAGCAGATGAAAAAGCATTTTTTACAAATGTCGAAAAAACAACATTAGCTCTTATTGCAAAACATAGAGCAACTTGGTGGGGGCCATTCTTTATGATGACCAATTTTAGCTATTTCACAGCAGAGCAAAAACCTTTGTACGATCAGTTTTCTGATGCAGCAAAAAAAAGTTATTATGGACAAATTTTAGATAAAGATTTGAATCCGAAATCTTTAATTGGAACAAGTATAGCAAATTTCAGTTTAAAAGATAAAGACGGAAAAGCATATAGTGCAAAAGATATTGTAGCAGGAAAAAAATATATTTTGGTAGATTTTTGGGCATCTTGGTGCGGTCCATGTCGAAAAGAAATTCCGAACTTAAAAACGGCTTATGCTGAATATGCCCCAAAAGGATTTGAAATTTTAAGCGTGTCGATTGATAAAGACGAAAAAGCTTGGCAGAAAGCACTTGGACAAGAAAACATGCAATGGCACAATCTTCTGGACGATGATAAAGTGAGTAAATCATTTAATGTAAAAGCAATTCCAGCAACTTATTTAGTAGATAGCAAAGGTGTAATTATCGGCGACAATTTAAGAGGTGCAGAATTGGAAGCGAAATTAAAAGAGCTTTTAAAATCTTAA
- a CDS encoding TlpA disulfide reductase family protein → MKSTILKAGLSAMALLIVLNSCSKKEEGFTINGTIAGLDKGMVYLENTDEKGNKKIADSAQIQKDGTFTLAGKVSEPLLHTIKLKGEEYGAYFLLSNEEIKVEAKKDSIFKAKVTGATQNDIYKSFYDNEFKKIQNIAGPIYKLSDSLTQGGKVKLTPEQQTAMDKKWKDLQSFADDLTDKFIRKNKDKIAGALVINDRIVSYGTPEQVKMYYGVLTPEIQKSIYGKQLKQAIDLNDKTAVGVTAPEFSQTDVSGKVVKLSDYKGKYVLVDFSASWCGPCRKENPNVVLAYKTYHEKGFDVLGVSLDDKKKLWGKAIEKDGLTWTHVSDLKGWQNEAAVLYGVKMVPTNYLIGPDGKIVAKNLREAELQSKLKEIFSKS, encoded by the coding sequence ATGAAAAGTACAATCTTAAAAGCAGGTTTGTCGGCAATGGCATTGTTGATCGTGCTGAATTCTTGTTCTAAAAAAGAAGAAGGATTTACAATCAATGGCACGATCGCTGGACTAGATAAAGGAATGGTTTATCTTGAAAATACAGATGAAAAAGGAAATAAAAAAATCGCAGATTCAGCGCAAATACAAAAAGACGGAACTTTTACTCTTGCAGGAAAAGTTTCAGAACCGTTATTGCATACCATTAAATTAAAAGGAGAAGAATACGGTGCTTATTTTCTTTTATCTAATGAAGAAATAAAAGTGGAAGCTAAAAAGGATTCTATTTTTAAAGCTAAAGTTACGGGAGCAACTCAAAATGATATTTATAAATCATTTTATGATAATGAGTTCAAAAAAATACAAAACATTGCAGGTCCAATTTACAAATTATCCGATTCGCTGACACAAGGAGGAAAAGTAAAATTAACTCCAGAACAGCAAACGGCAATGGATAAAAAATGGAAAGATCTTCAATCTTTTGCCGATGATTTAACCGATAAATTTATCAGAAAAAATAAAGATAAAATAGCTGGTGCTTTGGTAATTAATGATCGAATTGTTTCGTACGGAACACCAGAGCAGGTAAAAATGTATTACGGAGTTTTAACTCCAGAAATACAGAAATCAATTTATGGAAAACAACTGAAACAGGCGATTGATCTTAACGATAAAACTGCTGTGGGTGTTACTGCACCAGAGTTTTCTCAGACAGATGTAAGCGGAAAAGTGGTAAAACTTTCAGACTACAAAGGCAAATATGTTTTGGTTGATTTTTCGGCTTCTTGGTGCGGTCCTTGCCGAAAAGAAAATCCAAATGTAGTTTTAGCCTACAAAACGTATCATGAAAAAGGATTTGATGTTTTGGGAGTTTCTTTAGATGATAAAAAGAAACTTTGGGGAAAAGCAATCGAAAAAGACGGTTTAACCTGGACACATGTTTCAGATTTAAAAGGATGGCAGAATGAAGCGGCTGTTTTATACGGTGTAAAAATGGTTCCAACCAACTACTTAATTGGACCTGATGGAAAAATCGTGGCTAAAAATCTTAGAGAAGCAGAACTTCAATCTAAATTGAAGGAAATATTTAGCAAATCGTAA
- a CDS encoding MBL fold metallo-hydrolase, producing the protein MEIIALQEGNYVANSQKEFQLLTAESTTPGLKMAIQPFVVITDNDVILLDFGLGFVNNGVPFIYETLRKNNIEPQQITKVLVSHLHKDHIEGIGYFENGDLVQNFPNATIYIQEREIDFALEQINNPSYVFEILNELKKLPNVELLNSDSGNITDEIFYEVSAGHTQFHQVFWIKADDEIVFYGADDLPQKIYWSMHVAYKTDFDGKRAMQSRKKWEQQAKDENWKVLFYHDMKTPVVAFFEEEMKYVS; encoded by the coding sequence ATGGAAATTATAGCTTTACAAGAAGGAAATTATGTTGCCAATTCTCAAAAAGAATTTCAGCTTTTAACAGCTGAATCAACGACTCCAGGTTTAAAAATGGCAATCCAGCCCTTTGTTGTTATCACCGACAATGACGTTATTTTATTAGACTTCGGTTTAGGATTTGTTAATAATGGCGTTCCGTTTATTTATGAAACTTTAAGAAAGAACAATATTGAACCTCAGCAGATAACCAAAGTTTTGGTTTCACATTTGCATAAAGATCATATTGAAGGAATTGGTTATTTTGAAAACGGAGATCTGGTTCAAAATTTTCCAAACGCGACAATTTATATTCAAGAAAGAGAAATTGATTTTGCTCTAGAACAAATCAATAATCCATCTTATGTATTTGAAATATTAAATGAGCTGAAAAAACTTCCTAATGTAGAATTGCTGAATTCTGATAGTGGAAATATAACCGATGAAATTTTCTATGAAGTTTCGGCTGGGCATACCCAATTTCATCAAGTTTTTTGGATTAAAGCCGATGATGAAATTGTTTTTTATGGAGCCGACGATTTGCCGCAAAAAATATATTGGTCCATGCACGTTGCCTACAAAACTGATTTTGACGGAAAACGCGCTATGCAATCTCGTAAAAAATGGGAACAGCAGGCAAAAGATGAAAATTGGAAAGTGCTTTTTTATCACGATATGAAAACGCCTGTTGTAGCGTTTTTTGAAGAAGAAATGAAATACGTATCATAA
- a CDS encoding SusC/RagA family TonB-linked outer membrane protein: MKKLLNRIRFDKPFLKFDLKMKLTTLFLLTALTVMHAGTTYSQKNKISFNASNMTVAKVIERLEYTTDYRFVYNVRSVDLNRVIDVNAYETSIEVILNKIFNNSSTDFKVSGNHIILTPKKIAAEKPIETKKEVADFIVKGRVTDEKGMPLVGAAVADNGSGRGVNTDFNGEYQIIAVSGETTLAYSYLGYVRQEIKVEGRSVINVVLKEDVQQLEGLVLTTGYQNISAEKITGSFSNLKAKEFQEQRLSSMDKILEGRIVGYQDGKIRGTTTMRGVVYPLYVIDGFPVESTKLTPYATIEENVPNLNLEDIETITVLKDAAAASIYGSRAANGVVVITTKKAKAGKTNISFSSNLTVTPYRNYTGNLTDSADIIGLEKGWAAGNPNLQGANAGTYAQSLLNNAAFTSLGMNTLLNGYAGKISMAEMNNRLNTLGAQGYKYYDDIAKYAKRDQYFMQHNLSLGKASENNTFNASITYKDNQLEDMYSENQSVGINLKNSTQINNWLSLDLGTYLNYGTGDTQSYLASAPGFKFQPYNQLVNNDGTNFVSTAASRYNNFTLQSMQNYGLYNMDITPMDEFGRNLIENKNFLNRTYAKFNVKFSKAFTYNAMFQYEYGSDRAEQLFGKDSYYTRKRVNELVTIVNNKAVYNLPYGDIIKETNQFTNAYNFRQQLNFNQTFNEKHDFSAIAGMEIRHTKLEFSNNTRYGYDAQTLGFTPINQADLLKVYGGVFGGYMIQDDFSLEKEMLNRFVSLYSTGGYTYDGRYTISGSIRMDRSNLWGTDSKYQNKPTWSAGAGWNIDKESFFKVSWVDALKVRASYGILGNIAKDTAPYLTAYYNSNSNVGGTQGTVRSRPNPELSWEKTTTTNIGLDFSLFKSRLSGSFDFYNKKGEDLLASSQGIPTEGWGYSTYTINNGGMTNKGIEVTLRGTIIKTPSFSWDAAILYANNKNKVDFINVKAPVYYLQLDQPQFFPRVGTNFNSIYGYQWAGLNNAGLPQVYDANGTAVKYNPGQLDAIKDYGSTVPTHSGSFHTSANYKNFSLSALFVYELGHKIRNSYLPMLSNNYNSAMGGYVTDITVVNNHIRDRWQQPGDEAFTNVPRVVYEYESDFSSDSRTIYSYADINILDASNIRLSNVSLAYQMPKELMKRVKLDGVRFNLNAENVFTVAKSRDAKFLLNGFQSPSFVFGVNVNF; this comes from the coding sequence ATGAAAAAACTCTTGAACAGAATCAGGTTTGATAAGCCTTTTTTGAAATTTGATTTGAAAATGAAATTGACCACATTATTTCTGCTAACTGCCTTAACAGTAATGCACGCCGGAACCACTTATTCTCAAAAAAACAAGATTTCTTTTAATGCCAGCAATATGACTGTTGCCAAAGTGATTGAAAGGCTTGAATATACTACAGATTACAGATTTGTTTACAATGTAAGATCTGTAGATTTAAACAGAGTAATCGACGTAAATGCATACGAAACTTCAATCGAAGTTATTTTAAACAAAATTTTTAATAATTCTAGTACCGATTTTAAAGTATCAGGAAACCATATTATTCTGACGCCGAAAAAAATAGCTGCCGAAAAACCGATTGAAACAAAAAAGGAAGTGGCTGATTTTATCGTAAAAGGTAGGGTTACAGATGAAAAAGGAATGCCATTAGTTGGTGCAGCAGTTGCGGATAATGGCTCTGGAAGAGGTGTAAATACCGATTTTAATGGAGAATATCAGATTATTGCGGTAAGCGGCGAAACGACTTTGGCTTATTCTTATTTAGGATATGTAAGACAGGAAATAAAAGTTGAAGGAAGAAGTGTTATCAATGTTGTTTTAAAAGAAGATGTGCAGCAATTAGAAGGTTTGGTTTTAACAACTGGATATCAGAATATTTCGGCTGAAAAAATAACAGGTTCTTTCTCCAATCTGAAAGCAAAAGAGTTTCAGGAACAGCGTTTGAGCAGTATGGATAAAATTTTGGAAGGACGTATTGTTGGATATCAGGATGGTAAAATTCGTGGTACTACAACTATGAGAGGTGTAGTTTATCCTCTATACGTTATTGACGGATTTCCTGTAGAAAGTACAAAACTGACGCCTTATGCGACTATAGAAGAAAATGTACCGAATCTGAATTTAGAAGATATTGAAACAATTACAGTTTTAAAAGATGCAGCGGCGGCTTCTATTTATGGTTCGCGTGCAGCAAATGGAGTTGTAGTTATTACAACCAAAAAAGCAAAAGCTGGAAAAACAAATATTTCTTTTTCAAGCAATTTGACCGTTACGCCTTATAGAAATTATACTGGAAACCTAACGGATTCAGCTGATATTATTGGTTTAGAAAAGGGTTGGGCGGCAGGAAACCCAAATTTACAAGGAGCAAATGCTGGAACTTATGCGCAATCATTATTGAATAATGCTGCATTTACAAGTTTAGGAATGAATACTTTATTGAATGGTTATGCAGGCAAAATTTCTATGGCAGAAATGAATAATCGATTGAACACACTTGGCGCACAAGGATATAAGTATTATGATGATATTGCAAAATATGCAAAACGCGATCAATATTTTATGCAGCACAATCTTAGTTTAGGTAAAGCAAGTGAAAACAATACTTTTAATGCATCGATAACTTACAAAGACAATCAGTTAGAAGATATGTACTCTGAAAATCAGTCTGTGGGAATTAATCTGAAGAATTCTACTCAAATTAATAACTGGCTGTCACTAGATTTAGGAACTTATTTAAATTACGGAACTGGCGATACACAAAGTTATTTGGCATCAGCCCCAGGATTTAAATTTCAGCCATATAACCAATTGGTAAATAACGACGGAACTAATTTTGTTTCGACTGCTGCGTCTCGCTACAATAATTTTACGCTTCAGTCTATGCAGAATTATGGACTGTACAATATGGACATTACGCCAATGGATGAATTTGGAAGAAACCTTATTGAAAACAAAAATTTCCTAAACAGAACGTACGCAAAGTTTAATGTGAAATTCAGCAAAGCCTTTACATACAATGCGATGTTCCAATACGAATATGGTTCAGATCGTGCAGAACAGCTTTTTGGCAAAGATTCTTATTACACAAGAAAGAGAGTAAACGAATTGGTTACTATTGTAAACAATAAAGCGGTTTACAATCTTCCTTATGGCGATATTATAAAAGAAACCAATCAGTTTACAAACGCTTACAATTTCCGTCAGCAGTTAAATTTCAATCAGACGTTTAATGAAAAACATGATTTTTCTGCCATTGCCGGTATGGAAATTCGCCATACAAAATTAGAATTTAGCAATAATACACGTTACGGTTATGATGCTCAAACTTTAGGTTTTACTCCAATAAATCAGGCAGATTTACTTAAAGTATACGGAGGAGTTTTTGGAGGCTACATGATTCAAGACGATTTTTCATTAGAAAAAGAAATGCTAAACCGTTTTGTATCTCTCTACTCAACAGGCGGATACACGTATGATGGAAGATATACTATTTCTGGAAGTATACGTATGGACCGTTCTAATCTTTGGGGAACAGACAGTAAATATCAAAATAAACCAACTTGGTCTGCTGGAGCAGGGTGGAATATTGATAAAGAATCTTTCTTTAAAGTTTCGTGGGTAGACGCGCTTAAAGTACGTGCTTCTTATGGTATTTTAGGAAATATTGCCAAAGATACAGCTCCTTATTTAACAGCTTATTACAATTCAAATTCGAATGTTGGAGGAACTCAGGGAACCGTAAGATCAAGACCAAATCCAGAATTATCTTGGGAAAAAACAACTACGACCAATATTGGTTTGGATTTTTCATTATTCAAAAGCAGACTAAGCGGAAGCTTTGACTTTTATAACAAAAAAGGAGAAGATTTATTAGCAAGCAGCCAAGGAATTCCAACAGAAGGATGGGGCTATTCTACTTATACCATCAACAATGGAGGAATGACAAATAAAGGAATCGAGGTAACTTTGAGAGGAACAATCATAAAAACACCTTCATTCTCATGGGATGCTGCTATTTTGTATGCTAATAATAAAAATAAAGTAGATTTTATAAATGTAAAAGCACCAGTTTATTATTTACAGTTAGATCAACCACAATTTTTTCCGAGAGTTGGGACAAATTTTAACTCTATTTATGGCTACCAATGGGCAGGACTGAACAACGCAGGATTGCCACAGGTTTATGATGCAAACGGAACAGCAGTAAAATACAATCCGGGGCAACTTGATGCTATTAAAGATTATGGTTCAACAGTACCAACTCACAGCGGATCATTCCATACTTCAGCTAATTACAAAAATTTCTCGCTTTCAGCACTTTTCGTTTACGAGTTAGGACATAAAATTAGAAATAGCTACTTGCCAATGCTAAGCAATAATTATAATAGCGCAATGGGGGGTTATGTAACAGATATTACGGTAGTAAATAATCATATTAGAGATCGTTGGCAGCAGCCAGGAGACGAAGCTTTTACAAATGTTCCGAGAGTAGTTTATGAATATGAATCCGATTTTAGTTCAGATTCACGTACTATTTATTCATACGCAGACATTAACATTCTAGACGCTTCAAATATTAGATTGAGCAACGTTTCATTGGCTTATCAAATGCCAAAAGAATTGATGAAGAGGGTAAAATTAGATGGAGTTCGTTTTAATCTAAATGCCGAAAATGTATTTACTGTGGCAAAAAGCAGAGATGCCAAATTCTTATTGAATGGTTTCCAATCTCCAAGTTTTGTTTTTGGTGTAAATGTTAACTTTTAA